From a single Pyxicephalus adspersus chromosome 11, UCB_Pads_2.0, whole genome shotgun sequence genomic region:
- the RNF223 gene encoding RING finger protein 223, with the protein MDMATQVWHTQTDVEEGLENRPECSICFTGYDNIFKTPKVLQCSHTFCLECVARLVASLPLESQKDKVVCPFCRQPTPIPQEGVPALQTSQELLSNLPPHQRKEEQVWIEGTKLCYKQDPESNQSDMCVCVDIGLSKKDDVPPPPPRSRLQRICCMCSDWKRLLLITFMVVILFCILLWPVQCILKTGNLKCTTDSTPTKLPTNYLFVTHGI; encoded by the coding sequence ATGGATATGGCAACTCAAGTCTGGCACACGCAAACAGATGTAGAAGAAGGGTTGGAGAACAGACCCGAATGTTCAATCTGCTTCACTGGCTATGATAACATCTTCAAAACCCCAAAGGTCCTTCAGTGTTCACACACCTTCTGTTTGGAGTGTGTGGCACGACTTGTAGCCTCCCTGCCACTAGAGAGTCAGAAGGATAAGGTGGTATGTCCTTTCTGCCGGCAACCTACACCAATTCCACAGGAGGGGGTCCCGGCCCTACAGACCAGCCAAGAACTTCTATCCAACCTACCTCCTCATCAACGTAAAGAAGAACAAGTTTGGATCGAAGGTACCAAGCTTTGTTACAAACAAGATCCAGAGTCCAACCAATCAGACATGTGTGTCTGTGTAGATATTGGGTTGAGCAAAAAAGACGATGTCCCACCACCACCGCCACGATCTAGACTGCAGCGGATTTGCTGTATGTGTAGTGATTGGAAAAGACTCTTACTCATCACTTTCATGGTGGTCATTTTATTCTGCATCCTTCTTTGGCCGGTGCAGTGCATCCTGAAGACGGGGAACTTAAAATGCACAACAGATTCAACACCTACCAAGCTGCCTACCAATTACCTCTTTGTAACACATGGAATATAA